The genomic interval ACTCAGAAGAAATGCAACAATGCTGGATGCATCGGTTCTAGTCATATACAACTCAATGTCAAAACTCAGAGAGAAACCAGCATCTTAACCACAAGTTTATCTTATTAAAACCAACACAATTTGGGTTCAAGACAGgacacaaaactgaaaactccTTGGTATTTTCAATAGGTCAAGAATAGACTTCTGCTCTGGTCCTGTACTACTTTGCTGTAATCGGGTTACGTAAACCTAAAATACTGCTGATACATTCAAGAAAAGTAGCAAGGAGCCAAGGATATGGGTTAAAATGGCTCTACAAGTGGATCCACCATCATCAATTCCCTTACTTACAGTCCCAAAGaactctatttttttccactagcTGTATGCAGTTCCTATCTGGTCAAATGACATCGACATAGGTGCCAACAACATGCATAGGATACACAGCTCTACTTATCTTTCACCACATATTGCCAAACCACTACCAAAATAGTCAAATTTTTTTACAACATCAGACTGATGAAACTGACCAACTCTGAACCAAGTAAGGTAGAGGTGACACTACTGAGCAGACAAACATTTTGAAGATGTTACAGgcaaattattatttcctttaataaaagGTCAATACCTTGGTTCCTTCTGTAGATTAAGGATATTCTCAGGTCCTCCAGGAGCAGCAGTCACaatcaattttttatttccacttgtGTAGGAAACTATTATTTCTGCTTACCTCATTCACTATTAAAGATGAACCCCAACAAGACATTATCTGTCAACGTGAAGCCTGCAACTCTTAGGGACCTTCATCTAGTGTGGAAGGCTTCAGTATACCTCCTCAATCAGCTACTCTGTTCTCTACAATTATTTATCTtagattttcaaattaaattcaagGTACAATCCACATCTTGAGTACAGGATAGCCAAGAAACTTCCTTAAGGCCTatagaaaaatgtattgttaACAAGTAAGTTCTTTGGGCACACAGGGAACCACTTGTGATGGGAACAGAACATACCTAAATCAGTGATAGAATTTTCTTGAGCCAAACGTTTGAAGCACTAGGATCTAAACCAAGAACTGTCACGTGAAACCTCACTACCATCTGCTCTAAGTGCACCAAACAAATGTATAGAAACATGGTATGCTggtgaaaaaaacctaccaaaaCAAGACGCCCCCTTACATGTGTAATCACAGGGAAAACCACATCCACATGTTTTAAGAGTTATCAGTCCTGACACTGGTCTTACGTGGCCTACTACAGAATTAttatttgcttcagtttctcttcaTATCTGCCAATAGCACATTTGCAAACCAAAGCTTTTGCACTTGCATTCCCCTTCTTGGAGTACTGCTAAGATTTCCAGCATGTTTCAGACATCATGCTTTCTTCTGCGGACTTCCAattcatcttctttttaaagcttcaacTACCAACTTCCCTCATGGGCAGAGGAATTCTCCCTTTCTGTTTCACACATATTTGTAGATCAAAGGCTTTGCTCATATACAGTAACAGCTAGTTGCTAATAAGGCATAATAATAGCTGACTTTCAGAGCTATTTAGCAACTGCAGCTTCTGGTGTTGAACATAtgctcagcacctctgaaaaCTGCAGCTAATAACAGAGGTATTTAGAGGGATTATTAAAAGTGTGAGTTTACATCTTTTACCAGGAATCTAGCTAGCTTGATTATTTTAGTGAATAAAATCATAGGCTAACTCCAATATCATTACGTATATATTTAATCCAGTCCTATGAAAATCAAACACGAAGAAAATGGATCTGGTCCTgaaatttttaatcattaatttTACTAAAAAAGCTTCTATAAGATTTCAGGTCAGATCTggttttaacattaaaataaactcaaTTGTAGTTAACTTGATTGGAATTACTATCAGGATTTTTACTTTAGTGACAGATAGTCTGTGATACAGATCTCCAACTATTTTTAATTCAAGTGAGCAAAAATTTGTAAATGTTTCACATCCAATTTGCTTAGTCCATCATTTGCTGCtacagtttcaaaaataaaaatatgacattAGACAAGAAGAAGAATTAAACAGACTTACCTATTACTGTGATGTTTAGAATATTGCTAGTTTTCATACCACTGGAGTGATTATTTCTAGCATCACATTTGTATCCTCTTTTGTCATTTGGTCTAATATTTTCATCCAAGAACGTAGCATATGTATCATTAATGACTACTTTCTTAActtcattatttcctttgtaGAATGTGAATGTTATTGGCGGTGTTCCCATCACTGAGCGACAAATTAACCGTAGAGGCTTCCCTAACACCACCTCCGGTAAACCACTGACAACGGAAAGAGTTGGCTTGGAGACTGGAGCtaaaagggaataaaagaaaaaaactgttgcAAATTACACTGTATAAGgctgaaaaatacaatattattttatagaaaacatGTAAATATACAATATTTAGCTACTTTGCACACACATCCTATATTGGGAAGATCTTCCTCATTGATAGAATGGAAGCAGGGAGTgatttgaacaaaacaaaaccatagaTAATAGAACATATGTGACTTAGAATAAAATAGCATACAAGGAGaatgtaaaggaaaacaaaaaaaggaccAGTGACATAGCTGCGGATCATCCAAACTACAGAACTAGCTCTGACCCAAGGAGTAAGTCTGTAAAGCAAAAACATACGCAAGTACCATTGCATGTATTACCTGAGATGGATCCTGCAGCACCTACTCGGGAACCTCTGTTTGTGCAGCACAGTGAGTCACAACCCAGTTAATCCCCCTTTACAGACTTGAGAACTGACTGTGCTTGTTCCATGAGAGGGAAGGAAACTAGGGTGTTTATAATTAGTGTGCTGGTGAGGGGGTTGTATTGATAGCAAAAAACTTGGCTTTTCTGCAGTAGAGCTATCCAGATGACCTCTGGCTCTCATGGTTTTCTGCCTGGAGGGTCAGGGGGAGGGATTCAAGGCAGACACTGACAGAGTTTCAGATCAAACTGATGAGTGAAAGGTTTGCAGAACTTTCCCAGCTCCTGAAAATGGTAACGAATGAGAGTTTATTTGGCACCTAGCAGAATCAAGGGAACAGAAGGAAGACATGCTAAATCCCTTCTCCTAGGGCCAGCCCTGGGAAAGTCTGACTTGATTAGATCACAGTAGGCCAAATCCTCTACAGCTAAAGATGACAAGCACATCTCACAGAAACTAATATCGCAAGAACTAATAGACAACCTGCTAGTTCATGGACTAGAAACTGATTCTGTATACAGATGTGCTTATTTGTAAGCTTATGGTTTTGATTTCCCCCCACCACCATTGGGTTCTAAGCCTCTGTATCAACTCACCATACACATTTATCCTTACAGGTCTGCTCTGCTTGACTATTCCTTTTACTTCAGCTTTACAGATGTAGGATCCAGTATCATTCACATTAACTCGCATTGTTAAGTTTCTAGAATTTTTCAACCAGATGTCTCCATTTGGATTTTTCCGTAATATAGAGAAGTTAGCTTTCCGAAAACCACTGATGCTGCAGCTCAAagttaattctttattttcatccaGCTTACTCATTGAAGCAGCCAATATTGGCTTGGGGAATAACTCTGTAagacaaaaagagaacaaattcATTCAAATTCAGCGTAAAAGGGTATGACTACCCATCTCAAAGTATACAGAATTAAGGATATACTGAAAGTTTacaatcagggaaaaaaacaatcaTGTGGTTTTAATATAATAacattttcagggaaaacagaaacttAGCAATCATTTGAAACCACTTCTCATATGTGTTATTTGAAAGTAGTATTTTAGTTGGAAAGTATTGGCAGGCAAAAATCAGAAACCGAAATCTAAATCTAAATAGTCTTTAACTTAGGGAAAATTTACACTTGGATCTGGAGGTTACACTTGGATCTTGAGTTCTAccaaatttaaatttaaatattaatccACTGAGTAAAATCTAAGATGCACAGAGGTGTTACCTGACACAACAACATTCAGTTTGGTGGTTTTAGATGCTCTCCCTTGCTCCACCTTACACAGGTATTCACCACTGTCCTCTAGAGTAGCTACTGCCGAGTATTTCAAAAGTTTCTCATCTTGTACACTGTACTCGTGTACATACTTGTACACAATACTGTTCAgtattgttctgtttttctggagtATGATTTCAATGTCATGCATTCGGGCTACCACAGTTGAGCATTCAAACTGTATTCTGTCTCCTTCTGTAATATTACTTGAGGGCTTGGCATTCAGAGTGGGCTTTATAAATGGTTCTGCAAAAGAATACATATAAACTCAGGACCCAACTTTTTAATTATAGCaagcaaagaaatgtaaaacGAAAATCTAAGCAACTTACCCCTGACTGTAACAAGTGTTTTGTTGCTGTATTCTGAGCTTTCAAATTCGAGTTTTACGTTTCTCCTACCAAAGCAATCAAATTGTAAAATATTATCTCCCTCTTCAACAGAAAATTCCACTACAGAAAAATTTCTGTATGGTTCAAATACAAGTTTTTCTTTAGGTGTTGAATTCATCTTTATCTTCcggaaaagaaaatgtaaaggaGGTACTTCTTCTGGCAGCTCACAACGTAATTTCACAACTTCACCCtctaaaacttcttttttctcagcagtCAGGATTGGCTTGGTCATTCCttagaacagaaaacaaaaaaagaaatagaacatTGCATAATCCTGAAATAAACAATATATCTGATAACCATGGTAGTGATTTATGCTAATGAACAGATGCAAATAATTTGCAAGAACTGAGCTTTTGAAGACAGTTCCTTTGATGTGTGGGTGCATGCCAAGGCaacttcagaagaataaaatgtcCCTCAAGAGGGCAATACAATCTTGATGCAATGTGTGAAGTATGAAACTTGCTGTTTTGAAGGTAAGACCACTTACTCCTCAGGGTTTCCTATTGCTACTCAGAAACGAGCAAGCGAAGAAACTAAATGCCATCCCAACTTCTGTACCTAGAGGTGCAGgcctctgaagaaaaattacaggCCCTGCACAACCCTGTAACTATTTAATGCTGAACGAATTCTTCCCAAGTTGCTTttccaaggggaaaaatgtCACTTGCAGTCAAGAACACATGGCTAGAAAGGGTATAGATGGAGGTGGCCCCTGGTCTCCTAAGAGATGAAAGAACAAGACTGATATAACATTGTCTACAAAAGCAGTCCACAGTTGATACTAGCTTTGGCAACGGCTGTCACAAGGTGAGAATCTCTATACATTATTTCCAACTTTTCTAGTAATCTACCCAACCCCCATCATGTTTATGATCTATAGGCACAAATAATACTTTCTCTAGTCTAGAGAACAGAGGCTCAGGACAGAGGGGAAGGTGGCACAGGAGGCACAGATTGCATTCCTGACTAGCACTGCTCTGCCATATAGCCTTGGGATCATGATTTCATTTCTGTGCCTTAACATGAGGATTTAGTACTAAACTCTTGTGAAGTACTGTGATGTCTATGGATAAAAAACACTTTGCAAGATATCCTATTTAGCACTGACTATTATTACTTCCCCTGAAAGGTTGTTCTCTTTTTGTATCTTAGAAAACTGCCATGTTTGAAGGAATACTCACCTGTTACCCAAACGTGTAAGGAGTTACTAGATTTTGTCTTTCCACCTGCTTCCACAGTACATTCATACTCTCCTGTATCTGAAGATCTAGCCATAGGTATTTCATACTGTGCATCTCCTTTGTTTGATACAGTCATGAACACAAGCTTGCCATccttaaaaattgtaaaattatGCTTCAGCTGGAAATCAGTACTTTTGCTAATATCAGCACGACAGACAATTGACATAGGAGCTCCATTCTTTACTTTGACAGATGGTTGAACCTTGATTTCAACTGTGTTGAAAGTAAAAacttgacagaaaaaataaaaaaaggagttatatttattttcaattagtCCAACATAATACTGTTATCTCAAGCTGCTAcattttaatcacaaaaattaattcattgtaCCCTAGTAGCAAGTGTTATAATTTTTGTGGTCAGATCTCACAGATATTGACAGTGGTAGCAGCTTTAGCTTCCATGGCACAGATATAATAGAGGCAACTACTGATTGTCACAGCACACACTGCCCATCTGCTCAGTCTTTGCCTTGGGGGACTGAAAGAATCATTGATCTGGCCATGCTCATGGCCAAATCTACTAAATTCCCTAGAAGACACAGaggacactggaacaggtttgcAGCtacttcttggttttctttatttctcgTGGCTTATTGTCTTCAACTGTAATTGGCAGGAGATCTGAGAGGTGAACAAAATTTTGTCTGAATAAACTGACAAATGACAGTAAATCCCTGCTTAGAGTTGTATTAAACCCCAAGCCAATTCATCCCCAATTAGCAGAAATCCCTGGAATTATCCCAGTATTTTTTATCTGAAATTGAGGCTAGAGTTATGTCATTCGCAAATTCCACTTTAAACGTGTAACTCACAAGCTTGGGATAATCTTAAATCTCTAGTTTAGGATAACTAGAGCGTAACAGAAGATATTTGGGTTCAAGTTCTGCAAGCAAACATGTACATGCCTAACTACACTGTTGGCAGTCCAGCAATCATACTCTCAAGACTCCTTAGCAATCATACCCTGATTAATTCAAATACAGAATCATATGCAGAAGCAATGCTTTCAATTAATTTAGAACTTAGATATGTTTAGACCCTGAAAAAATATACCGAATACAAtatatctatttaaaaaaattaaaaattgataagcactttaagaaataaattttataatagcattaatatatatatatatagtgctTCTGTGTTTATAACCACAGCAATGATAAATAATTTGTAGCTTAAAATTGTGTAATTATTAGAATGTTGgtataattcatatttttattcacaCAGCTAGATGAACAAGTATAGAGAAAGATTTATGAGTTCACTCACTTTCCCTTCCGTTAGAACTTACAGCTTTTGGTTATGCCCATTTTGGACAGAATTTGTATTAGAAATATGCCACTAGAACGGGAAAACTTCCCTGCATCTAAAGAAGTCCATTGCCATGTACATTTACCAGCTGTTTATAAATTGTCCTTGCCAGAGAGAGTTTGGGGCATAAATCCAATGCAAAAATTGTAAACCTTTTTGCATGTGAATAGACTGTATGACAACAAGAAGCAAACATTTCTCCctagtgatggaaaaaaaagaagtatgcAGAGTGTACGTGCTGGAAGTCAGCAAGATAACGTAAAAAGTAAACGCATTGCTTTCAGAACGCAAGTTCTGTACTCTGATCAGACAtgaccttttcttttgcaagaaaaagagcaagagacaGTGCccttaatttatattttataattttatccCACCTCCTTGCTTGTGGGCatgagaaggtttttttaaagactaaaaCAAAATGCTGGTAATTAAATTTCCTCTCCCATCTCTTCTCTTGTATGCCTCAGTAAAGCAAATTACTCTAGGAAAGATTTCaccaaaacatttattaaagcATGAGAAGCACATCTTTCATTTAAACACTATACCAAGAAACACTACcaagtaatacttttttttttacatggcCGAATTTCGTACTGAGCTATAGTACAGCAAATCCAGATAAACTCTGTTATGGATGCACACCAACAGCTGAGGAATTAGttaaattacttattttaaatttgtatgtGAAAAAACCCTTTCATTACCTACCTCTCTCCTGAGTGTAAAGTTCTgaacctggaaaaaaatgaaaagaaatgttattttcaaagcTTACAGATTGACAGACAGTAACGGGAAACAGTAAAAATccccaacaaaccccaaacaaaccagaaacacaTGTATCCACCGAGATGTTTAGTTATCAAACTTacactgcaagaaaaacacCAGAAGAGCAAGATACATCTCGTTCCTGAAGAACAGACACttaattcaaaaataaaacaatattcaTCATTAGAGGTGATGCCACCAGGTACAAAattctgctgttgttttatggaaacagataaaattttgccattaaaattTGTAAGTTTTCCCAGATCTTCAACAGAGACTGGCTAGATCAAGTAATCGTTCCCATTACTGGAAACTGGAAATGGCAAACAATGAGAATCTATCTGCTGCTCACAGGCAGATTACTGTTCAGGAAGTGACTGGACTTTTCCTGAGGGCGCCACcaaatgcatttgctttgtttaatttcttaaggtgtattaaaaaaacaagaagtTCCAATGACATTTATCCTGCAGTTCCTGTCATTACGGGTATTTTTAAGTCACGATTAAccatttacaaacaaaaattacCTTCGTTATTTGACCTCAGCAGATCCTTGAGCAAATATTTCCCTTCATCCTGACATGGAGAACTCTTTCAGAGAATACACATACAGAATTACTCATTCTTCCCTTTTACCTCCATTTCTAGGTCTCTCTTTGCTGTGGCAAAGAGCAGCTTTACTGTAGGGTGCACAATAAATTCAAATTATCTCAGAAACCATAGCTACTGTTGTGTTAGACTAGAATATTGACAGGCAGACCTCTCATACTACTATCATATATCAAAAACATGGAACTGcacaagattttattttttgaagttagGACAGTCCACAACATACACAATCATAAAACTTAAGCCCCGTAAGAAAAGAAGAGGTTGGAGTTTCATTTCTCAGCAGAAATCTGAAGCAGCCTGGCACAATCTGAAATACACTGAAGCAAGAGTTAAATCTGCTAGTAGCTTGACACTGCTTGAATTCAGGCATCCCTGAGAGATCCGCTGACCTCTTCTgcattgtttaattttttgcaaTGGTGTAAGTAGCCTGACAGTATGACAGCCAACCTGAAATCAGGGATGATTAATTCTGCAtccaaaacactgaaagcagaaattgagCAAATGTgatcagaggaggaagaaaagttgCAAAACATTCTACTTCAGCATTTTGCCCTCAATTTCCACTGGTATAATAAATGTCCCTGAGATACAGTAAGGAACCGATGTAAAATTCAGAACAGTCGAATTACTCAACTTCCTTTAATGAAATGGAGGGGGTTTTCTGATTATGGATGAAAGcctaaagaaagtaaaaagccTAAAGAAAGTCTAAACACAAGCAGATCAGTAGCCATCAGCTTTGATTAGATGGAATTGTTCTGAAGGAGACTAGCtgtgaagaaaagtaaaatgcaatCATTATCCATAATCTCATTACCATGACCAGTTTCTTGATATTCAAATAGGGAGAGGATGACAGAGATGGGCAGAACAAGGAAAGCAAGAGGACTACAGAGATACTGTCCTGTCCCCATCTCTCCTCTTCTACTTttcttactttcatttttttgtatgaaTGTGCTTTTAAACTTAAATAACCTGACAATGCAGAAGTGGCAGATTTAAGCaccaatttcatttttccagaaaaaatttACACTGTAACTTTTGGGAATTCAATGTTCAGTACCTTTCAGTTGTTCAGGGTATTCCTTTCTTGGTTTATCAGTCCACTTTTAAGTCAGACTTAAGTCATTCCACTTGAGCCCTAACACTGACTCAGTCTATAGGCTTGATAAAGTGAGTTGAAATCATGCCCTTCAAAAAGTGTTTCTCAAGTTGTGGGTCCCACAACTCCCTAAGCAGTGATTTAGTTATTCTTGAAAATCAAGTGCTCAACTCTTAATCCCTTAGGTTCTTTCCTTTGTAGACAGAGTCAATGCTTTCCTTTACTTCCAGCGACATTTTCCAGGCTTGTTAAAACACTGCTTAAAACAATACTAAATACATTCACAAAAGCCTATAAATGAGACATACAGTTCTCATAAGCTTCACTGTTTATATgaaacccccttttttttttctcctggggtcaatgaaaactgtatttttttccccaaaacaataGTTTAAAGCCATAAGTGTACTTTAATGCTTGTATTACACACATAAGCATGgtattttgcaaaaggaaacagGAGGGAAACACTCTTCTGTTTAACAATGTATCGGCAATATGAGCAAGCATCTATCTAGCTGTTTTGCAGGGAGGGAGTACAGAATGGCACAATAGTCATATCAATTAATGACTAAGAAGTAAGCTGGTTAACTAGCAATAGCATTTGTTCTGCTTAATCCAGTCTGTTTGAAATACACCACCAACAAAAGACTGATGGTTTGGCTAGTTGCCAACAATGGTCTCCAGAGCCAGgtaaaggaaaagaggaggaggacacATGGCAGGTGGAGAACAAAGGTAGATCAACTTTTGCTATTGATAataaaaaataggaaggaaggagatttcccccttccccctttccctaTAAAAGAATTCAGCAGGACCTACAAAGCTCAGCAAAACCACACCAGTCTTTCCCACGGGGGGCAAAGGCTCTCCTCTTAGCCATagcaaggaaaggagaaagagagtgTGGGCCAATATCCTTCAGAGTGAGCCAATATGGTTGAGTTCAGAACCAGGCGAGTTTCAGATGGAGGTGGAAAGGCCAGCCTTTAGGATGAACTAGGTAAGGAGTAAGGTTTAATGGTGCCAAAACCTGAGGCTGTTGTGAGATGTCACTCCCAAGTGAAGTGTGTTCCATAAGATCTCACAGGCTGATTAGACTGTCATATTCTTGATAAGCCCTCAACATTGCCCTGGAGAGGAAAATCTAACTGATATTGACCAAAATCCAAGAAGTAAATTCAACTGCAGGAATTTAAGCCAAACTATCATGAAAATTGggagaaaagcatttcaaacGCAAAAGAATGGCTTGAGACCATCTTCCATTGTTAAACCAGAAATCAGATTGACTTAAAGAATTTAAACTTAAAAGTACCTGTGCCAGTAATACAGCTGCGTATTTCCCTAACAGGCTTCTTACTGTAATCTCTCAAGATAATGTTTTACGTAATAATTATGTAATAATACGTAAGATCAGACAAAGTTATTCTAATATACATCATACAAAGAACTCTATTCAGTTCC from Aquila chrysaetos chrysaetos chromosome 5, bAquChr1.4, whole genome shotgun sequence carries:
- the PECAM1 gene encoding platelet endothelial cell adhesion molecule isoform X5, coding for MYLALLVFFLQCSELYTQERVFTFNTVEIKVQPSVKVKNGAPMSIVCRADISKSTDFQLKHNFTIFKDGKLVFMTVSNKGDAQYEIPMARSSDTGEYECTVEAGGKTKSSNSLHVWVTGMTKPILTAEKKEVLEGEVVKLRCELPEEVPPLHFLFRKIKMNSTPKEKLVFEPYRNFSVVEFSVEEGDNILQFDCFGRRNVKLEFESSEYSNKTLVTVREPFIKPTLNAKPSSNITEGDRIQFECSTVVARMHDIEIILQKNRTILNSIVYKYVHEYSVQDEKLLKYSAVATLEDSGEYLCKVEQGRASKTTKLNVVVSELFPKPILAASMSKLDENKELTLSCSISGFRKANFSILRKNPNGDIWLKNSRNLTMRVNVNDTGSYICKAEVKGIVKQSRPVRINVYAPVSKPTLSVVSGLPEVVLGKPLRLICRSVMGTPPITFTFYKGNNEVKKVVINDTYATFLDENIRPNDKRGYKCDARNNHSSGMKTSNILNITVIVPIRNASLGSIPYGEVEDGSETAFLCSVKEGSWPIHFRIFRKTDRDVLLFEKSENADRVVWRKEAMNRQDTGTYYCMASNRANVDVKSHPITISVILAAWQKGIIAAFVLIPIAGAATLTLWWFLCKKKKAKGPSMEMSGSALATNLTSEKLTRQHNDGDYYTGSSYIEDSENHMKSTDESNAPEQKGTETVYSEIRKS
- the PECAM1 gene encoding platelet endothelial cell adhesion molecule isoform X1, whose protein sequence is MYLALLVFFLQCSELYTQERVFTFNTVEIKVQPSVKVKNGAPMSIVCRADISKSTDFQLKHNFTIFKDGKLVFMTVSNKGDAQYEIPMARSSDTGEYECTVEAGGKTKSSNSLHVWVTGMTKPILTAEKKEVLEGEVVKLRCELPEEVPPLHFLFRKIKMNSTPKEKLVFEPYRNFSVVEFSVEEGDNILQFDCFGRRNVKLEFESSEYSNKTLVTVREPFIKPTLNAKPSSNITEGDRIQFECSTVVARMHDIEIILQKNRTILNSIVYKYVHEYSVQDEKLLKYSAVATLEDSGEYLCKVEQGRASKTTKLNVVVSELFPKPILAASMSKLDENKELTLSCSISGFRKANFSILRKNPNGDIWLKNSRNLTMRVNVNDTGSYICKAEVKGIVKQSRPVRINVYAPVSKPTLSVVSGLPEVVLGKPLRLICRSVMGTPPITFTFYKGNNEVKKVVINDTYATFLDENIRPNDKRGYKCDARNNHSSGMKTSNILNITVIVPIRNASLGSIPYGEVEDGSETAFLCSVKEGSWPIHFRIFRKTDRDVLLFEKSENADRVVWRKEAMNRQDTGTYYCMASNRANVDVKSHPITISVILAAWQKGIIAAFVLIPIAGAATLTLWWFLCKKKKAKGPSMEMSGSALATNLTSEKLTRQHNDGDYYTGSSYIEDSENHMKSTDESNGAFHKANRKRKKEKKKKRKEIDSVPIHFPAPEQKGTETVYSEIRKS
- the PECAM1 gene encoding platelet endothelial cell adhesion molecule isoform X9 codes for the protein MYLALLVFFLQCSELYTQERVFTFNTVEIKVQPSVKVKNGAPMSIVCRADISKSTDFQLKHNFTIFKDGKLVFMTVSNKGDAQYEIPMARSSDTGEYECTVEAGGKTKSSNSLHVWVTGMTKPILTAEKKEVLEGEVVKLRCELPEEVPPLHFLFRKIKMNSTPKEKLVFEPYRNFSVVEFSVEEGDNILQFDCFGRRNVKLEFESSEYSNKTLVTVREPFIKPTLNAKPSSNITEGDRIQFECSTVVARMHDIEIILQKNRTILNSIVYKYVHEYSVQDEKLLKYSAVATLEDSGEYLCKVEQGRASKTTKLNVVVSELFPKPILAASMSKLDENKELTLSCSISGFRKANFSILRKNPNGDIWLKNSRNLTMRVNVNDTGSYICKAEVKGIVKQSRPVRINVYAPVSKPTLSVVSGLPEVVLGKPLRLICRSVMGTPPITFTFYKGNNEVKKVVINDTYATFLDENIRPNDKRGYKCDARNNHSSGMKTSNILNITVIVPIRNASLGSIPYGEVEDGSETAFLCSVKEGSWPIHFRIFRKTDRDVLLFEKSENADRVVWRKEAMNRQDTGTYYCMASNRANVDVKSHPITISVILAAWQKGIIAAFVLIPIAGAATLTLWWFLCKKKKAKGPSMEMSGSALATNLTSEKLTRQHNDGDYYTDSVENRHSRIQGHPDAT
- the PECAM1 gene encoding platelet endothelial cell adhesion molecule isoform X4 translates to MYLALLVFFLQCSELYTQERVFTFNTVEIKVQPSVKVKNGAPMSIVCRADISKSTDFQLKHNFTIFKDGKLVFMTVSNKGDAQYEIPMARSSDTGEYECTVEAGGKTKSSNSLHVWVTGMTKPILTAEKKEVLEGEVVKLRCELPEEVPPLHFLFRKIKMNSTPKEKLVFEPYRNFSVVEFSVEEGDNILQFDCFGRRNVKLEFESSEYSNKTLVTVREPFIKPTLNAKPSSNITEGDRIQFECSTVVARMHDIEIILQKNRTILNSIVYKYVHEYSVQDEKLLKYSAVATLEDSGEYLCKVEQGRASKTTKLNVVVSELFPKPILAASMSKLDENKELTLSCSISGFRKANFSILRKNPNGDIWLKNSRNLTMRVNVNDTGSYICKAEVKGIVKQSRPVRINVYAPVSKPTLSVVSGLPEVVLGKPLRLICRSVMGTPPITFTFYKGNNEVKKVVINDTYATFLDENIRPNDKRGYKCDARNNHSSGMKTSNILNITVIVPIRNASLGSIPYGEVEDGSETAFLCSVKEGSWPIHFRIFRKTDRDVLLFEKSENADRVVWRKEAMNRQDTGTYYCMASNRANVDVKSHPITISVILAAWQKGIIAAFVLIPIAGAATLTLWWFLCKKKKAKGPSMEMSGSALATNLTSEKLTRQHNDGDYYTGSSYIEDSENHMKSTDESNGPDLESAEVEYTEVEVSTLDPHRENTRAS
- the PECAM1 gene encoding platelet endothelial cell adhesion molecule isoform X7, producing the protein MYLALLVFFLQCSELYTQERVFTFNTVEIKVQPSVKVKNGAPMSIVCRADISKSTDFQLKHNFTIFKDGKLVFMTVSNKGDAQYEIPMARSSDTGEYECTVEAGGKTKSSNSLHVWVTGMTKPILTAEKKEVLEGEVVKLRCELPEEVPPLHFLFRKIKMNSTPKEKLVFEPYRNFSVVEFSVEEGDNILQFDCFGRRNVKLEFESSEYSNKTLVTVREPFIKPTLNAKPSSNITEGDRIQFECSTVVARMHDIEIILQKNRTILNSIVYKYVHEYSVQDEKLLKYSAVATLEDSGEYLCKVEQGRASKTTKLNVVVSELFPKPILAASMSKLDENKELTLSCSISGFRKANFSILRKNPNGDIWLKNSRNLTMRVNVNDTGSYICKAEVKGIVKQSRPVRINVYAPVSKPTLSVVSGLPEVVLGKPLRLICRSVMGTPPITFTFYKGNNEVKKVVINDTYATFLDENIRPNDKRGYKCDARNNHSSGMKTSNILNITVIVPIRNASLGSIPYGEVEDGSETAFLCSVKEGSWPIHFRIFRKTDRDVLLFEKSENADRVVWRKEAMNRQDTGTYYCMASNRANVDVKSHPITISVILAAWQKGIIAAFVLIPIAGAATLTLWWFLCKKKKAKGPSMEMSGSALATNLTSEKLTRQHNDGDYYTGSSYIEDSENHMKSTDESNENTRAS
- the PECAM1 gene encoding platelet endothelial cell adhesion molecule isoform X8, giving the protein MYLALLVFFLQCSELYTQERVFTFNTVEIKVQPSVKVKNGAPMSIVCRADISKSTDFQLKHNFTIFKDGKLVFMTVSNKGDAQYEIPMARSSDTGEYECTVEAGGKTKSSNSLHVWVTGMTKPILTAEKKEVLEGEVVKLRCELPEEVPPLHFLFRKIKMNSTPKEKLVFEPYRNFSVVEFSVEEGDNILQFDCFGRRNVKLEFESSEYSNKTLVTVREPFIKPTLNAKPSSNITEGDRIQFECSTVVARMHDIEIILQKNRTILNSIVYKYVHEYSVQDEKLLKYSAVATLEDSGEYLCKVEQGRASKTTKLNVVVSELFPKPILAASMSKLDENKELTLSCSISGFRKANFSILRKNPNGDIWLKNSRNLTMRVNVNDTGSYICKAEVKGIVKQSRPVRINVYAPVSKPTLSVVSGLPEVVLGKPLRLICRSVMGTPPITFTFYKGNNEVKKVVINDTYATFLDENIRPNDKRGYKCDARNNHSSGMKTSNILNITVIVPIRNASLGSIPYGEVEDGSETAFLCSVKEGSWPIHFRIFRKTDRDVLLFEKSENADRVVWRKEAMNRQDTGTYYCMASNRANVDVKSHPITISVILAAWQKGIIAAFVLIPIAGAATLTLWWFLCKKKKAKGPSMEMSGSALATNLTSEKLTRQHNDGDYYTAPEQKGTETVYSEIRKS